Sequence from the Fusarium oxysporum Fo47 chromosome VI, complete sequence genome:
CCTGCAGCACCAGCGGCTGATCAGGCATGAAATCAGTCGTAATGAGcctgctgttgctgtcgTGGAAGCCAACCATTGGACCTTGAAGCATCGTTTTATGCAAATGCATTAATCAGTGCAAGTGCTGTTCCAGTGGTCGCTCCCCAAACGTCATGATGCGAATTAATGTAAAGTCAGTGTGTTCCTAACCTTGCCTCGGTAACGGTTTGGCCTCAGAAACTGGCGTTGATGGTGTCGAGCTGAGCAGGCTCGGCATGGCATCGCTTTGGTTGGCCTCCTTGCTTTCGTCAGTTTCAGAGGCTCAAGTACCTAGAGCTACTTGGGCCTATCATGAACGATCCCGTATTTGAAATCCTGCCGGCTCATCGCGTCGTTCGTTAGCTGCAGGAAGTTTTGCTCTTACTGCATTCAATGCATTGTAACTGTAGCCATTGACGTCTGACTCCGTCCAATTGATCGCATGCTCTTCCATTACAGCGCACCCATGTGTTCTCCGCCGACGAAGCACAATCTACTATTTCATCGCAAGTAGATTCTCGCTATCAATAGATCAAAAAACTAGTGCCCAGAAGCACTGTCATTGAAATACGCCAAGTCTTGGTGTGGTCTCGGCTTTTGGTTGCTGTGACAACTGGAAAGCAGTAGCAATTTGCTGACAATGGATCCTTTATTTGAGTTGTTAATTTGTGACCTTGGTCTAATAATCTCAGGCCACCACTAGCCTCTGGCGTCAGGTCCCAGCCGCGGTTCGAGATTTGTACCCGTGCGAAACGCGATTCGCGAACGGCTTTGATGTTGCATTGGATGGATCGATGATTTGAAGTTTTACACAGAGTCAACAAACCGGACAGAGTTCCTCGGCCCAACGGCATCTGCTGGATTCTCACGTGTATCCTCCTGTCAAAATCCGCGGCTGAGTTCGTGGAGGCTTGTGTTGTGCCGAAGCCGTTTTCTGAGACAAATCTGGGGTAACACGTACATTACGTGACATCTTGGGCGGGCATTACAAGATGCGTTACGCGTGTTATCAGAACCCCGATGAGGGTGCTAATGCAAGTCTGATGCGCATTTTCAGATCATGTCCTCCGCATATCCCATAGATTTCCCAGAGCTCCAATAGTATCTCCAAGAACCAGGAAATTCCCCAACTGTCTGCTACAATGTGTATGAATGTTACCTTAACTTCTGGATAACACGATATGACTTATTTAGCAAGACAGTCCAGTGCATTTATTCTGTGGATTAGATGAGATTCTCATACGGGCAACAACCGATTTTCGTGTTTCCTACAAATCACTGAAGCTTCTCTCACCTCCTCATGAGCCTGGCAGTAGCCACATTTGTGGAAGGACTGTCGTTATCAGGATCTAATCTGGTCCGAGGTGTTTGAAGCACCTAAGGAGTCAAAGCCATTCGGAACGAGGAGCGTGGTACGTTGACCTGACAGATTCGTTCCTGCTTGTAAGATCAAGCTTCAATGGCAAGATCTTTGTTGAGTGCCTTGGTGGTCTGTACAATGGATTGGTATGATGAAATCCGGTCACGTGGCACCTAGATGATGTCAGCATCGTGCCCCTCCaactacctaccttaggtacCCCACGACAACCAAGTTGCCTGCGATGACGATGTCGCTAGTAGTTATAGCTTGAGATTTTCATAATTGTATAACGCTGTTTTGAGTGAAGCACTTGAAAATGAAGCAAAGATTCTCTTCTTTGGATGTCAAAGTAGGTCTTTTACCAAAGCCACTACCTTGAACCCTATCCTAATTGTTGAACGAAGATCATTGCGCATGAGCTCCAGGAACGGCTGGTGACTCTTCGACTCTCCAACGTATACGACCTTTCGTCCAAGATTCTCCTGCTCAAGTTTGCGAAACCAGACAACAAAAAGCAGCTTGTCATCGACACGGGCTTCCGCTGCCACTTGACGAAATTCGCGCGTACAACTGCTGCGGCCCCTTCCGCTTTTGTTGCACGTCTAAGAAAGTTTCTCAAGACCAGACGGTTGACGTCAGTTAGACAAGTGGGCACCGATCGAGTCCTCGAATTCGAGTTCAGTGATGGCCAATACAGATTGTTCTTGGAGTTTTTTGCTGTATGTCATTTGTCATGCGATCCAGAAAAAGACTTTGAGCCACTGACCTTTATTTCTTAGAGTGGTAACATTATTCTCGCGGATGCCGACTTGAAGATCCTTGCCCTCGCAAGAACCGTTTCAGAAGGTGAAGGTCAAGAACCTCAGCGAGTCGGCCTACAATATTCCCTGGAGAACAGGCAGAACTTTGGCGGAATACCTCCTTTGACAAGAGAAAGGGTACAAGATGCCCTAAGGACTGCCGTGGAAAAAGCAGCTACCGCTACTGCAtcattgaagaagcagaagggTAAGCCTGGTGGTGATCTGAGAAAGAGTTTGGCTGTATCAATTACAGAATTGCCTCCAGTGCTTGTGGACCACTGGCTGCACACAAATAATTTCGACACCACTATCAAGCCTGATGAAATACTGGCCAATGAAACGCTGCTGGCTGATTTGGTTAAGTCACTTCAAGAGGCCAGACAAAGTGTGGAAGAGCTCACCAGCTCAGAAGCATGCACCGGCTACATATTCGCGAAGCGCAGGGAAAGAACAGAGGGAGCAGAGGCTAGTGACGAATCCAAGACGCAGCGTGACAATCTTCTATACGAAGATTTTCATCCGTTTGTCCCCTACAAACTCAAAAAGGATCCCACCATTGAGGTCCTTGAATTCACAGGATACAATGAGACAGTTGACGAATTTTTCTCATCTTTAGAGGGCCAGAGACTGGAGTCCCGACTAAGCGAGCGAGAAGCGGCTGCGAAGCGCAAGTTGGAGGCCGCGCGAAATGAACAGAGCAAACGAATCGAAGGGCTTCAAGAGGCCCAGGCCCTCAACTTTCGCAAAGCCGCCGCCATTGAAGCGAACGCTGAACGAGTTCAAGAAGCTATGGATGCTGTCAATGGATTACTCAGCCAAGGAATGGATTGGGTAGATGTCGGCAAATTGGTGGAACGCGAGAAAAAACGGCACAACCCCGTTGCTGAGATTATCAAACTCCCTCTAAACCTTGCCGAGAATCTCATCACGCTTGAGCTGGCCGAGGAAGAATTTGAGCCAGAGGAAGACGACCCTTACGAAACGGACGACGACGACAGCGCGCTTGGTGACGACGAAAGTACATCGGCAGCAAAGGGAAAACGGGCCAATAAAGCCCTAAGTGTGGAAATCAACCTTGGACTTAGCCCTTGGAGCAATGCTCGAGAGTATTTTGACCAGCGGAAGACGGCGGCCGtaaaggaagaaaagacccAGCAACAGGCCTCAAGAGCTCTGAAGAATGCAGAGCAAAAAATCACCGAGGATCTCAAAAAAGGGCTGAAGCAGGAAAAGGCACTGCTTCAACCAATCCGCAAACCAATGTGGTTTGAGAAATTCGTTTGGTTTATCTCATCCGACGGATATCTTGTGATCGGAGGCAAAGATGCCCAGCAAAATGAGATGATCTACAAGAAATATCTCCGGAAAGGCGATGTATACTGCCACGCAGATCTGCATGGGGCATCGAGCGTTATTATCAAAAACAATCCAAAAACCCCTGATGCGCCCATTCCCCCAGCGACACTGTCTCAAGCCGGATCACTCGCCGTGTGTTCGTCGAATGCTTGGGATTCGAAAGCGGGCATGTCTGCATGGTGGGTAAACGCTGATCAAGTTTCCAAATCTGCACCGACAGGCGAATTTCTACCGGCAGGAAGTTTCATGATCCGGGGAAAGAAGAATTTTCTGCCTCCAGCTCAACTTCTACTCGGTCTAGGTGTTGCATTTAAGATCAGCGAGGAGAGCAAAGCTAAGCATGTGAAGCATCGTCTACACGATGCCAACTCTACCGGTGGCGATGAAGCTTCGGCAGTAGCGACGTCGCAACCAGCAGACAGGACAGGCGATCTGAACGAACTTGAAGGAGAACAATCAGCCGAACCATCTGACAATGAATCCGAAGATGAACAACAAGACGAAGAGTCACGTGACAACCCACTTCAGGCTTTCGGTAAGGATGAAGACCGCAACGACGAGGTTGAAAAGGCTGAAGAAGGCTTGTCTGATCTCAAGATCTCGGATGACACAGCCGACGAGTCTCATAGCCAAGAAGTGGCGGAACTAGATGAAAATGAAGCAGTGggaggagaagcagaagagggCGAAGATGACGAGTCAGCTAGACCGGATGACGAGACAGCTGGCAAGCCAGTTGACACAAGGCCGAAGAACAACGGCCCCAGCTCTTCGAAGAAAGGCCCCCCCAAGCGAGGCCAGAAGGGCAAGGCGAAGAAGATCGCCTCAAAGTATAAGCAtcaagatgaggaagatcGAGCTGCCGCAGAAGCTTTGATCGGAGCAACAGTTGGACAAAAGAAGGCTGAAGCCGAGGCAAAAGCTAAGGCGGACCGTGAGCTCGAGCTCGCTGCTGCTAAAGAGCGACGTCGTGCGCAGCACCAACGAGAGCAGAAAGAGACTGCCGAACACGAGGAGATT
This genomic interval carries:
- a CDS encoding uncharacterized protein (domain of unknown function-domain containing protein); translated protein: MKQRFSSLDVKIIAHELQERLVTLRLSNVYDLSSKILLLKFAKPDNKKQLVIDTGFRCHLTKFARTTAAAPSAFVARLRKFLKTRRLTSVRQVGTDRVLEFEFSDGQYRLFLEFFASGNIILADADLKILALARTVSEGEGQEPQRVGLQYSLENRQNFGGIPPLTRERVQDALRTAVEKAATATASLKKQKGKPGGDLRKSLAVSITELPPVLVDHWLHTNNFDTTIKPDEILANETLLADLVKSLQEARQSVEELTSSEACTGYIFAKRRERTEGAEASDESKTQRDNLLYEDFHPFVPYKLKKDPTIEVLEFTGYNETVDEFFSSLEGQRLESRLSEREAAAKRKLEAARNEQSKRIEGLQEAQALNFRKAAAIEANAERVQEAMDAVNGLLSQGMDWVDVGKLVEREKKRHNPVAEIIKLPLNLAENLITLELAEEEFEPEEDDPYETDDDDSALGDDESTSAAKGKRANKALSVEINLGLSPWSNAREYFDQRKTAAVKEEKTQQQASRALKNAEQKITEDLKKGLKQEKALLQPIRKPMWFEKFVWFISSDGYLVIGGKDAQQNEMIYKKYLRKGDVYCHADLHGASSVIIKNNPKTPDAPIPPATLSQAGSLAVCSSNAWDSKAGMSAWWVNADQVSKSAPTGEFLPAGSFMIRGKKNFLPPAQLLLGLGVAFKISEESKAKHVKHRLHDANSTGGDEASAVATSQPADRTGDLNELEGEQSAEPSDNESEDEQQDEESRDNPLQAFGKDEDRNDEVEKAEEGLSDLKISDDTADESHSQEVAELDENEAVGGEAEEGEDDESARPDDETAGKPVDTRPKNNGPSSSKKGPPKRGQKGKAKKIASKYKHQDEEDRAAAEALIGATVGQKKAEAEAKAKADRELELAAAKERRRAQHQREQKETAEHEEIRRVMMEEGVDILDEDEASQMTVLDSIVGTPLPGDEILEIIPVCAPWNALGRYKYKAKLQPGATKKGKAVKEVLDRWKAASTKKGVVDETARDTERMWPREVELIKALKPEETFNVVPVGKVRVMMAGGTGGNAAGGGGGSKKGAGGKGKGGRGGKGSKRS